The genomic window AGCCATGGAGAGTTTAAGGGACTGAGTCTAAAAGGTTCTCATTGTGAGTTTAAGTCCAACCCACTTCACGAATAATTCACTCTGAACTACTGTGTTCATAACGAATCATACTACAATGGCAGAAGTTGCTCCAGCTGCACCAATCGAGGCTGCACCGGCGAAAGCCCCGAAGAAGAAGGCAGCACCCAGGCCGAAGAAAACTGGCCCGAGCGTAGGCGAGCTCGTCGTGAAGGCTATTGCTGCGTCTAAAGAGAAGAAAGGCGTCTCCCTTGCAGCGCTCAAGAAGGCTCTGGCAACTGGTGGATATGATGTGGAAAAGAACAAGGCCAGAGTCAAGCTTGCCATCAAGAGTTTGGTAACGAAGGGAACTCTGGTCCAGACCAAAGGAACCGGTGCATCCGGATCGTTCAAGCTGAACAAGGCGAAGGCAGAACCAAAGAAGGCAGCACCCAAAACCAAGAAGCTAGCGGCGAAAAAAACTGCTGCGGCAAAGAAGCCCAAGAAGGCAGTGGCGAAGAAACCTGCAACAAACAAAAAGTCCCCGAAGAAAGCAGTAAAGAAGCCCGTTGCGCCAAAACCCAAAAAGGCAACGAAGAGCCCAAAGAAGGCCAAGAAGCCCGCGGCACTCAAAGCAACGAAGAGCCCTAAGAAAGTTAAGGCAGTGAAACCCAAGGCAGCTAAGCCTAAAGCTGCCAAACCCAAAAAGGCTGCTGCACCCAAGAAGAAGTAAACGTCTCGCACATTCTTCCGGTCAGCATCATCACGGTGTACTaaaaggctcttttaagagccacccaaATCTTTTTTTGATGCATCTATTCCAAGATCACTTTGTGTTGTATATGTAACTCATCAGCGTCTGAAGCCATTTACTTTACCACTATTTATAATACTAAAGATCTTTATGTATCGAGTCTATTGCATGAATTCTGCTTGACGTTAAGACGCCAAAATGCACTTTCTTACATCCTAAGAACATCAAACATGTATCCGACATTTTACCACATGACTTCATCGTATTTAATAAGGCTTATTGCATTGTCACTATGTTCGCAAAACTAACAGAAAAGCCGCCAAATGAAGCGTGGCCCTAATACTAATCGTTatggctatttttttttttttttatctctggaAACTTCTATGTAATTTATATTCCAATATGTCCGCGTTTTCGGTGTTAGACAACATGCGCTGAAATGGAGAATGGCACAGCTACACGTTGATTGGCTCTCAGCATTTTCACCTCAGCCACTGAGACACCGAGCGTGCTGGTGTGCTATAATAAGGGAGCCCTAGTCTCTGAGCTTACATTAATAACAAAGACAATAACAAATCATCTTTTTAACTAGAATGAGTGGCAGAGGCAAAACTGGAGGCAAGGGCCAAGGCCATCTCGGCCATCTAGGGCTGGACTTCAGTTCCCAGTGGGTCGTGTGCACAGGTTGCTGCGTAAAGGCAACTATGCCGAGCGCGTCGGCGCTGGTGCACCGGTctatttggctgctgtgcttTGAGTATTTGACAGCTGTGATTCTGGAGTTGGCCGGGAACGCTGCTCGTGATAACAAGAAGACTCGTATCATTCCTCCATCCCAATCCCCTTTAGAAATGGATACACAAAACCAATCGGTCACTTAGCCAATAGTTACCTGGTTGTTAATATGATCTTTTTATTTGTTAACACCATTGTTCTGGCACCTTCTGCTATTGTTCAGGGGCCATAGACTCCATGATGTACCATAGCTCATTATCCCAATGATAAAAGCATAGGCTATTAGGCCTGTGGAAGGGTGCGATTTCTTGTTTACaaacacatagatagatagatagatagatagatagatagatagatagatactttattgatccccgaggggaaattcaagatatctgaAATTGTTAATCTAGTGCATATGGGCCTACCCACTACATAccgccaaagtccttttaggcaagtccctccactcggcggccatatacaaacgttttatgggcacccATCGGGCACAGTcgttgggtcgaactgcgcgtgcgcaaggcttcacgacaccaatcttgctccagcggcgagatcacaacacatgattggcacgagtcttcacaacacaccatatgattggctcaatgtattcacatcaaaccacatgattggctcaatgtattcacatgtcgacgttttgccgaggaaggggtgggatatgtgtagacaacggccatattggcgtgacaaactagccccatgcatttctatggagtattttttgagtgctgtgtctcattaGAAAGTGTCTGACCAAACTTGCTCCAgcagtgagatcacaacacatgattggcacatgtctttacaacacaccacatgatttgCTCAATcgtgtcgacgttttgccgcagAAGAGGTGTGATATGCccagacaactgccatattggcgttacaaactatccccatgcatttctattgaGGATTTTTTGAATGCTGTGTCTCATTAGAAAGTATCTGACTTTGGTTGCAGTCCATGTAATCAAGCCAGGCCCGCTAGGGTGCGTCCGGATTTCTTAGGCTCTGATCTTGGCTTGACTTTACAAACTTTAATTTTTGAAAGATGTGGTCTGCTCTTTGTGTTGTTGCTGGCTCGGTTGGTTAACAATGCCACACATTTTGCAAATACAAGATTCTTAGTGTAGGTAAGGTCTATTTATTCTGCGCAATCTACTCTTgataataaagttgaatctaatgtaatgtcatgtcatgtgggTGAATGTAGTGCATTCATGTTTACATTGAAATTTCTTTTCAAAGAGAATAtgggtggctcttaaaagagcctttaGACTGGAATGGGCTGTTAATTCGTCTCTACTTGGAGCTGGTGTACTTAGTAACGGCCTTGGTTCCCTCGGAGACGGCGTGCTTGGCCAGCTCACCGGGCAGAAGCAGACGCACTGCGGTCTGGATCTCCCTGGAGGTGATGGTAGACCTCTTGTTGTAGTGAGCCAAGCGGGAGGCCTCACCGCCAATGCGCTCGAAAATGTCGTTCACGAACGAGTTCATGATACCCATCGCCTTGGACGAGATTCCTGTGTCGGGGTGGACCTGTTTCAAGACTTTGTACACGTAGATGGCATAACTCTCCTTCCTGGACTTTCTGCGCTTCTTTCCTCCCTTTCCCGTCGTTTTAGTTACAGCTTTCTTTGAGCCCTTCTTGGGCGCTGGCTTCGCTGGTTCGGGCATCGTCTAAAGATATGGGAAGTTGAGGGGTTGTTCGCTCTATTTATATCAAATTGTATGGAAATTATTTCCCGTGTCGCAGCTCACACCCCTTAACATCAAATAGCGAAGTAGGATTGGTTAACTTTTAAACAGACAACCCACCCACAACTCTCCTCCCCGTTGTTTGTTTTCAAGTTCCCGCATTTTTGGTAGCAGTTTTTTCCCCTCGACCAAGAACATATAGTGCCCACTATGTGCACTATTGAATCTGACCTTTTAAAATAGGCATGGATCATTCCAACTCAGAATGTTTATGAATGTGAATTGCCTATGCCAAATACACCTTAACTAACTTGTAAATAACAATAACTGATAACTAAAACGTACcaataactataacaataatgaaaagaaGTGTTGATTTTACTTCAACTTCTATAAGTTTGGATTTTGGGAGAAAATTCAGCCTTTTTAGATCAGAAGGTGTAGACAAAAACTATGATTAAAAGGATGCCAGCTAGGCTTAGGAAAATATTTGAGCCAAAATCTAAAATTGAATCAAAGCGCCAACAATGGGTGCAACACCTGGGTTTAGGAACCTGAGTAATGAGGGGTCTCTGGGACGACCATATTGAGAAATTTCAGTTTCAAAATCCCTTTTAGATATTTATTTTGCAACAAGCAGAACTGGTCAATATTTCCTGCTGTAGAAGATTCTAAGCAAATGGTTTGGAATTGCAGTTAGGACGTGCGATTGTTCTTTTGAATCATTGAATAACTATTATAGTTGTACAAAGTATCAATGTCGTTCCTACTTTCTTTCGTAGTGAGGTCGGGGTGGGCGTGTTTTTGTGACGTACTCGACTAAAAGTCCGCGCAGTCTCCATTCACAAAAAGGAAGACAGCGTTTAGTAGTTTTCACCAACGTCCTCTCTATGGGAACTAGTACGAGTTGTGAAAATTCTCTTTACAGATTCGTCCAACTCCCAATCGTAAGAAGATATAACCATGTCTGGTAGAGGTAAAGGAGGCAAAGGCCTTGGAAAGGGCGGTGCAAAGCGTCACCGCAAGGTTCTCCGCGATAACATCCAGGGTATTACCAAGCCTGCTATCCGCCGCCTGGCTCGCCGTGGTGGTGTGAAGCGTATCTCTGGTCTCATCTACGAGGAGACTCGTGGTGTGCTGAAGGTTTTCCTGGAAAACGTGATTCGTGATGCCGTCACCTACACCGAGCACGCCAAGAGAAAGACCGTGACAGCCATGGACGTCGTTTATGCTCTGAAACGCCAGGGTCG from Alosa sapidissima isolate fAloSap1 chromosome 9, fAloSap1.pri, whole genome shotgun sequence includes these protein-coding regions:
- the LOC121719617 gene encoding histone H1-like → MAEVAPAAPIEAAPAKAPKKKAAPRPKKTGPSVGELVVKAIAASKEKKGVSLAALKKALATGGYDVEKNKARVKLAIKSLVTKGTLVQTKGTGASGSFKLNKAKAEPKKAAPKTKKLAAKKTAAAKKPKKAVAKKPATNKKSPKKAVKKPVAPKPKKATKSPKKAKKPAALKATKSPKKVKAVKPKAAKPKAAKPKKAAAPKKK
- the LOC121719662 gene encoding histone H2B-like, with translation MPEPAKPAPKKGSKKAVTKTTGKGGKKRRKSRKESYAIYVYKVLKQVHPDTGISSKAMGIMNSFVNDIFERIGGEASRLAHYNKRSTITSREIQTAVRLLLPGELAKHAVSEGTKAVTKYTSSK
- the LOC121719672 gene encoding histone H4 → MSGRGKGGKGLGKGGAKRHRKVLRDNIQGITKPAIRRLARRGGVKRISGLIYEETRGVLKVFLENVIRDAVTYTEHAKRKTVTAMDVVYALKRQGRTLYGFGG